Proteins from one Mobula birostris isolate sMobBir1 chromosome 10, sMobBir1.hap1, whole genome shotgun sequence genomic window:
- the gemin7 gene encoding gem-associated protein 7 — protein MTSPVMVLRLPQGPDGQSRGFDPTSARYHALAPSSIQASNNCSSSFLQEEQRSRSLLRERFLQSLITMTGKPVTFTMYERVSVTATFTASDIDILNFQVSDLQTPLGVQKEALLRCTDIIACTCDL, from the coding sequence ATGACTTCTCCTGTGATGGTTCTGCGTCTCCCTCAGGGTCCTGATGGACAGAGCAGAGGTTTTGACCCAACATCAGCCCGTTATCATGCCTTAGCGCCTTCCTCCATTCAAGCTTCAAACAATTGTTCTAGTTCCTTCCTTCAGGAGGAGCAGAGATCACGTTCTTTGCTCCGGGAACGCTTTCTGCAAAGTCTGATTACAATGACGGGGAAGCCGGTGACCTTTACAATGTATGAGCGGGTCAGTGTCACTGCAACATTCACTGCCTCAGACATTGACATCCTGAACTTCCAAGTTTCTGACCTGCAGACACCATTGGGCGTTCAGAAGGAAGCGTTACTGCGCTGTACTGACATCATAGCTTGTACATGTGACCTCTAG